One window of the Dreissena polymorpha isolate Duluth1 chromosome 5, UMN_Dpol_1.0, whole genome shotgun sequence genome contains the following:
- the LOC127880626 gene encoding leucine-rich repeat and fibronectin type III domain-containing protein 1-like protein yields MGISLTLLALACVLRLSLAVYVQQSTSGPDGHHVKACPQGCQCFHDDMTATCAFKSSASYKLDTLSPWKLLELSIHSNTLSGSDDSSLYDLLFKGVSVTDNNVKRIFSKLQTLEVKNIPLKKISENDLVHFPNLKELTLSGNKIKYIEPKAFRWLGSLLQLNLDGNELAELPQALFQGLNSLKSLKLNKNSLRNLQSSNFNGLHNLETLNVNSNMLQQVENFLLGLNISSLRSLDMSNNLLSYITNNSSYLLSNFASVDISRNKFQCTCALQTLIEVYHRNQTVFKGETTCAGPAEVMGFKFRDLNVSTLPCRGATVESISQHAEVLYQSDFSLDCQVSGDLPRVVYWITPWGDMFTHDSSKVMFPGKYDHMVSNAVYSKLNVILTSEVFIDSNNSLHIHAFRGYFSGEHICVAENLVGSSNMSVSLAIRLELKAVYISSVFIGAYTSGAILGLGTIIGLLRLFVHKYCHSQGCNCCCCSHDELDVVSKHKTDNGDIEVTYAHNESIGYIDDDEDESPSPSDPGSPPEVPVNSPNVRGSPSKCQTPGETEEQEKGSQDIWSQLDEVRSRLKYGAGKKIEKVRSHVRSITDTGSLKIREIKDAGSMKIQSIKETSSHAAHVARKTVVSGMEQVKYSVQSMKEFCGTGDMGPGTISMVSVSTDVDTTETVKIVRSHTFV; encoded by the exons ATGGGTATCTCATTGACCCTGTTAGCGCTTGCTTGCGTCCTAAGGTTGAGCCTGGCAGTTTATGTACAACAATCGACCTCAGGCCCTGATGGTCACCATGTGAAAGCATGCCCTCAAGGATGTCAGTGCTTTCATGATGATATGACAGCAACCTGTGCATTCAAAAGTTCTGCCAGTTACAAGCTTGACACCTTGTCACCATGGAAACTGTTAGAACTTAGTATCCATAGCAACACTTTGTCAGGAAGTGATGACAGTTCTCTGTACGATTTGTTGTTCAAAGGAGTCTCAGTTACAGACAACAATGTCAAACgtatattttcaaaattacaaaCACTTGAAgtgaaaaatattcctttaaagaAAATCTCAGAAAATGATTTGGTACACTTCCCTAATCTTAAAGAGCTAACTTTATCTGGgaataaaataaagtatatagAGCCAAAGGCGTTCCGATGGTTGGGAAGTTTGCTACAATTAAATCTTGACGGAAATGAACTAGCAGAGTTACCACAGGCACTATTCCAAGGACTAAATTCTTTAAAATCacttaaattgaacaaaaatagTTTAAGAAATTTGCAATCAAGCAACTTCAATGGTCTTCATAACTTGGAAACATTAAATGTTAACAGTAACATGTTGCAACAAGTGGAGAATTTCTTATTAGGACTTAACATATCCTCTCTAAGGTCTCTTGATATGAGCAATAACTTGTTGAGCTACATCACAAACAATTCTTCCTACCTGTTGTCTAATTTTGCCAGCGTGGACATCAGCCGGAATAAGTTCCAGTGCACGTGTGCCTTGCAAACTCTGATTGAGGTGTACCATCGTAATCAAACGGTCTTTAAGGGGGAGACGACATGCGCTGGCCCCGCAGAGGTTATGGGATTTAAGTTTAGGGATTTGAATGTGTCAACTCTGCCATGTAGAGGTGCTACTGTGGAAAGCATTTCGCAACATGCTGAAGTGCTATATCAGTCTGACTTTTCGCTAGATTGCCAGGTCAGTGGGGATTTGCCAAGAGTCGTGTACTGGATAACGCCATGGGGTGACATGTTTACACATGACTCAAGCAAGGTCATGTTTCCTGGCAAATATGACCACATGGTTTCAAACGCAGTTTACAGCAAACTGAACGTTATTCTCACATCTGAAGTGTTTATCGATTCCAACAACAGTTTGCATATTCATGCTTTCCGAGGTTACTTCTCTGGGGAGCATATTTGTGTGGCAGAAAATTTGGTTGGAAGTTCAAACATGTCTGTCAGTCTTGCCATTAGATTAGAGCTGAAAGCTGTTTACATAAGCAGCGTCTTCATTGGTGCTTATACCTCAGGTGCAATTCTAGGCCTTGGAACGATCATTGGACTCCTGCGTCTTTTCGTCCACAAATACTGCCATTCCCAAggctgcaactgctgctgctgttcTCACGACGAGCTGGATGTTGTGAGCAAACACAAAACTGATAACGGTGATATTGAAGTAACTTACGCTCACAATGAAAGCATAGGATACATCGACGACGATGAGGACGAATCTCCCAGCCCTAGTGATCCGGGGTCGCCCCCAGAGGTCCCTGTGAATTCTCCGAATGTAAGGGGCTCTCCCAGCAAGTGTCAGACCCCTGGGGAGACAGAGGAACAAGAAAAGGGGTCACAGGACATCTGGTCACAGCTGGATGAAGTGAGGTCTCGACTCAAGTACGGGGCTGGCAAGAAAATTGAGAAGGTCCGGTCACATGTGAGGTCCATCACAGATACAG GCTCGTTGAAGATCCGTGAAATCAAGGACGCAGGCAGTATGAAGATCCAGTCCATCAAGGAGACCAGTTCCCATGCAGCCCATGTCGCAAGGAAGACTGTCGTCAGTGGCATGGAACAG GTGAAGTACAGTGTTCAGTCCATGAAAGAGTTCTGTGGGACTGGCGACATGGGACCGGGAACCATCTCCATGGTGTCTGTATCCACGGACGTGGACACCACAGAAACAGTCAAGATTGTGCGCTCTCACACCTTCGTGTGA